A stretch of Caenorhabditis elegans chromosome IV DNA encodes these proteins:
- the trxr-1 gene encoding Thioredoxin reductase 1 (Confirmed by transcript evidence) has product MKSLTELFGCFKRQPRQQEASSPANPHVSDTLSMGVAASGMPPPKRPAPAESPTLPGETLVDAPGIPLKEALKEAANSKIVIFYNSSDEEKQLVEFETYLNSLKEPADAEKPLEIPEIKKLQVSRASQKVIQYLTLHTSWPLMYIKGNAVGGLKELKALKQDYLKEWLRDHTYDLIVIGGGSGGLAAAKEASRLGKKVACLDFVKPSPQGTSWGLGGTCVNVGCIPKKLMHQASLLGHSIHDAKKYGWKLPEGKVEHQWNHLRDSVQDHIASLNWGYRVQLREKTVTYINSYGEFTGPFEISATNKKKKVEKLTADRFLISTGLRPKYPEIPGVKEYTITSDDLFQLPYSPGKTLCVGASYVSLECAGFLHGFGFDVTVMVRSILLRGFDQDMAERIRKHMIAYGMKFEAGVPTRIEQIDEKTDEKAGKYRVFWPKKNEETGEMQEVSEEYNTILMAIGREAVTDDVGLTTIGVERAKSKKVLGRREQSTTIPWVYAIGDVLEGTPELTPVAIQAGRVLMRRIFDGANELTEYDQIPTTVFTPLEYGCCGLSEEDAMMKYGKDNIIIYHNVFNPLEYTISERMDKDHCYLKMICLRNEEEKVVGFHILTPNAGEVTQGFGIALKLAAKKADFDRLIGIHPTVAENFTTLTLEKKEGDEELQASGCUG; this is encoded by the exons ATGAAATCTCTCACCGAGTTATTCGGTTGCTTCAAGCGACAGCCGAGACAACAAGAAG cttcGTCTCCGGCAAACCCACACGTGAGCGATACCCTCTCTATGGGAGTAGCAGCGAGTGGAATGCCTCCGCCGAAGCGTCCTGCTCCGGCGGAGAGCCCGACTCTCCCCGGCGAAACTCTCGTTGATGCGCCAGGAATTCCGCTGAAAGAAGCACTAAAAGAAGCggcaaattcgaaaattgttattttctatAACAGTTCAGATGAGGAAAAGCAATTAGTGGAGTTCGAGACCTATTTGAATTCATTGAAAGAACCTGCTGATGCCGAGAAACCCCTGGAAATTCcggaaataaaaaagttacaagtCTCTCGAGCTTCACAAAAAGTAATTCAATATCTGACTCTTCACACTTCGTGGCCTCTAATGTATATCAAAGGAAATGCTGTTGGTGGTCTCAAAGAACTTAAAGCTCTGAAGCAGGATTATTTGAAAGAATGGCTTCGTGATCATACCTACGACCTGATTGTCATTGGAGGAGGATCTGGAGGTCTTGCAGCAGCGAAAGAAGCTTCTCGATTAGGCAAAAAAGTCGCATGTCTGGATTTTGTGAAACCATCACCACAAGGAACATCTTGGGGATTAGGAGGAACTTGTGTGAATGTCGGTTGTATTCCAAAGAAATTGATGCATCAAGCAAGTCTTTTGGGTCATTCTATTC ATGACGCGAAGAAATATGGTTGGAAACTACCGGAAGGGAAAGTTGAGCATCAATGGAATCATTTGCGTGATTCTGTTCAAGATCATATCGCTTCTTTGAATTGGGGTTACCGTGTGCAATTGAGAGAAAAGACG GTTACGTATATCAATTCCTACGGAGAGTTCACTGGaccatttgaaatttctgcgacaaataaaaagaagaaagttgaaaaactcACTGCTGATCGCTTCTTAATCTCCACTGGTCTTCGTCCTAAATATCCGGAAATTCCTGGAGTGAAAGAGTACACTATAACTAGCGATGATTTGTTCCAACTTCCATATTCTCCTGGAAAAACCTTGTGTGTTGGTGCTTCGTACGTCTCATTGGAATGTGCTGGATTTTTGCACGGTTTTGGATTTGATGTTACG gtTATGGTTCGTTCTATTCTACTTCGTGGATTTGATCAAGATATGGCTGAACGAATTCGTAAGCATATGATCGCCTACGGCATGAAATTCGAAGCAGGAGTCCCGACAAGAATCGAGCAAATCGACGAAAAAACTGACGAAAAAGCTGGAAAGTATCGAGTATTTTGGCCGAAAAAGAACGAAGAAACCGGAGAAATGCAAGAAGTTTCGGAGGAATATAACACGATTCTGATGGCAATTGGAAGGGAAGCCGTAACTGATGATGTTGGTCTTACAACGATTGGTGTCGAAAGAGCAAAGAGCAAGAAAGTACTGGGAAGACGTGAGCAGTCGACAACAATTCCATGGGTTTATGCAATTGGTGACGTTTTGGAGGGAACACCTGAATTGACTCCAGTTGCTATTCAAGCTGGAAGAGTTTTAATGAGACGAATTTTCGATGGAGCAAATGAATTG acggaATACGATCAAATCCCAACAACAGTCTTCACTCCTCTCGAATATGGTTGCTGTGGACTATCGGAGGAAGATGCAATGATGAAATATGGAAAGGATAACATTATAATCTATCACAATGTATTCAATCCACTGGAATATACGATTTCAGAAAGAATGGATAAGGACCATTGCTATCTGAAGATGATTTGTTTGAGAAATGAAGAG gaaaaagttGTGGGCTTCCACATTCTCACTCCAAATGCTGGTGAAGTGACACAAGGATTCGGAATCGCGTTGAAATTGGCTGCAAAGAAAGCAGATTTTGATCGTCTCATTGGAATTCATCCAACTGTCGCGGAGAACTTCACCACGTTGACTCTTGAAAAGAAGGAAGGAGATGAGGAATTACAAGCTTCTGGTTGCTGAGGTTAA
- the adah-1 gene encoding adenosine deaminase (Confirmed by transcript evidence) → MGGVFSGDRVFNDSKAIHNVDKQMLHNHDPTLSVSTPEVTTEMHERLNFPKVELHLHLDGAVRFDTLIDLSQQKGIPLAGAKTVEELKKVLVTHEPANLSKVLEAFEIFLPVIRGDLAAIERVAYELCEDQHNNGVVYFEGRYSPHLLLCNDYPEVTAAHVVAAVKKGFDRGEKQFGIKARSILCCIRGLDKKFPQLILDLATDLKQLGVVAIDVAGSAHGADEQYEPEVVAAFQEAHKRGIHRTVHAGESGGPKEVIKAIEDMYAERIGHGYRVMRDEEMYLEHFVNSKNVHLEACPYSSVMTGAVPLDWKNHPIARWAKDDVNFSVSRDDPTCFDNSMLSELTLVHKQIGLDVHQLWKAQLNAARSCFLPEDEKAELVKRVEAGEPPRP, encoded by the exons atgggTGGCGTATTCTCAGGAGATCGTGTATTCAATGACTCTAAAGCTATACACAATGTCGATAAACAAATGCTTCACAATCA TGATCCGACGTTATCAGTGAGCACTCCGGAAGTCACCACCGAAATGCACGAGCGTCTCAACTTCCCGAAAGTCGAACTTCATTTGCATCTTGATGGAGCCGTCCGATTTGATACACTGATCGATCTTtctca ACAAAAGGGAATACCACTGGCTGGAGCTAAGACTGTCGAGgaactcaaaaaagttttagtgaCCCACGAGCCAGCAAATCTTTCAAAGGTTCTCGAAgcgtttgaaatatttttgccgGTTATTCGCGGAGACTTGGCAGCTATTGAAAGAGTTGCTTATGAACTTTGTGAGGATCAGCATAACAATGGAGTTGTCTATTTTGAAGGAAGATATTCACCACATTTGTTGCTTTGTAATGATTATCCG gAAGTAACCGCTGCTCACGTTGTCGCCGCTGTTAAGAAAGGATTTGATCGTGGAGAGAAACAGTTCGGAATCAAAGCTCGTTCAATTCTTTGCTGTATTCGTGGACTAGACAAAAAGTTCCCACAATTGATTCTCGATTTGG cAACTGACTTGAAACAACTCGGAGTTGTCGCGATTGATGTTGCTGGATCAGCTCACGGAGCCGATGAACAGTACGAGCCAGAAGTCGTTGCTGCTTTCCAAGAAGCACACAAACGAGGAATTCATAGAACTGTTCATGCTGGAGAGTCTGGTGGTCCAAAGGAAGTTATTAAAGCTATTGAAGATATGTATGCAGAGAGAATTGGACATGGTTATAGAGTAATGAGAGATGAAGAAATgtatttggagcattttgtaAACTCAAAGAATGTTCATTTGGAAGCTTGTCCATATTCATCTGTAATGACTGGTGCTGTTCCATTGGATTGGAAGAATCATCCAATTGCACGATGGGCTAAAGATGATGTTAATTTCTCTGTATCTCGTGATGATCCAACATGTTTTGATAATTCGATGCTCAGTGAATTGACACTTGTTCATAAGCAGATCGGATTGGATGTACATCAACTGTGGAAAGCG caacttaACGCTGCCCGTTCTTGTTTCCTTCCTGAAGACGAAAAAGCTGAACTTGTAAAACGAGTTGAAGCTGGAGAGCCGCCACGTCCATGA
- the nabp-1 gene encoding GTP_EFTU_D2 domain-containing protein (Confirmed by transcript evidence): MNPEFNETFKPGDILKFRGAYTSIYQGGLTLSVGKSGECKKVGEFMMVFSETPDISMMPLPAGVMDRRNERMQSPAGRYSRPSN, from the exons ATGAATCCTGAATTCAATGAAACTTTCAAGCCGGGAGACATTTTGAAGTTCCGTGGAGCATATACATCAATTTATCAG GGAGGCTTGACTCTTTCCGTTGGAAAATCTGGAGAATGCAAGAAGGTCGGTGAATTTATGATGGTATTCTCCGAAACACCAGATATCAGTATGATGCCTCTGCCAGCTGGAGTTATGGATAGAAGGAATGAACGAATGCAATCACCAGCTGGAAGATATTCGAGGCCAAGCAATTGA
- the trxr-1 gene encoding thioredoxin-disulfide reductase (Confirmed by transcript evidence), with amino-acid sequence MGVAASGMPPPKRPAPAESPTLPGETLVDAPGIPLKEALKEAANSKIVIFYNSSDEEKQLVEFETYLNSLKEPADAEKPLEIPEIKKLQVSRASQKVIQYLTLHTSWPLMYIKGNAVGGLKELKALKQDYLKEWLRDHTYDLIVIGGGSGGLAAAKEASRLGKKVACLDFVKPSPQGTSWGLGGTCVNVGCIPKKLMHQASLLGHSIHDAKKYGWKLPEGKVEHQWNHLRDSVQDHIASLNWGYRVQLREKTVTYINSYGEFTGPFEISATNKKKKVEKLTADRFLISTGLRPKYPEIPGVKEYTITSDDLFQLPYSPGKTLCVGASYVSLECAGFLHGFGFDVTVMVRSILLRGFDQDMAERIRKHMIAYGMKFEAGVPTRIEQIDEKTDEKAGKYRVFWPKKNEETGEMQEVSEEYNTILMAIGREAVTDDVGLTTIGVERAKSKKVLGRREQSTTIPWVYAIGDVLEGTPELTPVAIQAGRVLMRRIFDGANELTEYDQIPTTVFTPLEYGCCGLSEEDAMMKYGKDNIIIYHNVFNPLEYTISERMDKDHCYLKMICLRNEEEKVVGFHILTPNAGEVTQGFGIALKLAAKKADFDRLIGIHPTVAENFTTLTLEKKEGDEELQASGCUG; translated from the exons ATGGGAGTAGCAGCGAGTGGAATGCCTCCGCCGAAGCGTCCTGCTCCGGCGGAGAGCCCGACTCTCCCCGGCGAAACTCTCGTTGATGCGCCAGGAATTCCGCTGAAAGAAGCACTAAAAGAAGCggcaaattcgaaaattgttattttctatAACAGTTCAGATGAGGAAAAGCAATTAGTGGAGTTCGAGACCTATTTGAATTCATTGAAAGAACCTGCTGATGCCGAGAAACCCCTGGAAATTCcggaaataaaaaagttacaagtCTCTCGAGCTTCACAAAAAGTAATTCAATATCTGACTCTTCACACTTCGTGGCCTCTAATGTATATCAAAGGAAATGCTGTTGGTGGTCTCAAAGAACTTAAAGCTCTGAAGCAGGATTATTTGAAAGAATGGCTTCGTGATCATACCTACGACCTGATTGTCATTGGAGGAGGATCTGGAGGTCTTGCAGCAGCGAAAGAAGCTTCTCGATTAGGCAAAAAAGTCGCATGTCTGGATTTTGTGAAACCATCACCACAAGGAACATCTTGGGGATTAGGAGGAACTTGTGTGAATGTCGGTTGTATTCCAAAGAAATTGATGCATCAAGCAAGTCTTTTGGGTCATTCTATTC ATGACGCGAAGAAATATGGTTGGAAACTACCGGAAGGGAAAGTTGAGCATCAATGGAATCATTTGCGTGATTCTGTTCAAGATCATATCGCTTCTTTGAATTGGGGTTACCGTGTGCAATTGAGAGAAAAGACG GTTACGTATATCAATTCCTACGGAGAGTTCACTGGaccatttgaaatttctgcgacaaataaaaagaagaaagttgaaaaactcACTGCTGATCGCTTCTTAATCTCCACTGGTCTTCGTCCTAAATATCCGGAAATTCCTGGAGTGAAAGAGTACACTATAACTAGCGATGATTTGTTCCAACTTCCATATTCTCCTGGAAAAACCTTGTGTGTTGGTGCTTCGTACGTCTCATTGGAATGTGCTGGATTTTTGCACGGTTTTGGATTTGATGTTACG gtTATGGTTCGTTCTATTCTACTTCGTGGATTTGATCAAGATATGGCTGAACGAATTCGTAAGCATATGATCGCCTACGGCATGAAATTCGAAGCAGGAGTCCCGACAAGAATCGAGCAAATCGACGAAAAAACTGACGAAAAAGCTGGAAAGTATCGAGTATTTTGGCCGAAAAAGAACGAAGAAACCGGAGAAATGCAAGAAGTTTCGGAGGAATATAACACGATTCTGATGGCAATTGGAAGGGAAGCCGTAACTGATGATGTTGGTCTTACAACGATTGGTGTCGAAAGAGCAAAGAGCAAGAAAGTACTGGGAAGACGTGAGCAGTCGACAACAATTCCATGGGTTTATGCAATTGGTGACGTTTTGGAGGGAACACCTGAATTGACTCCAGTTGCTATTCAAGCTGGAAGAGTTTTAATGAGACGAATTTTCGATGGAGCAAATGAATTG acggaATACGATCAAATCCCAACAACAGTCTTCACTCCTCTCGAATATGGTTGCTGTGGACTATCGGAGGAAGATGCAATGATGAAATATGGAAAGGATAACATTATAATCTATCACAATGTATTCAATCCACTGGAATATACGATTTCAGAAAGAATGGATAAGGACCATTGCTATCTGAAGATGATTTGTTTGAGAAATGAAGAG gaaaaagttGTGGGCTTCCACATTCTCACTCCAAATGCTGGTGAAGTGACACAAGGATTCGGAATCGCGTTGAAATTGGCTGCAAAGAAAGCAGATTTTGATCGTCTCATTGGAATTCATCCAACTGTCGCGGAGAACTTCACCACGTTGACTCTTGAAAAGAAGGAAGGAGATGAGGAATTACAAGCTTCTGGTTGCTGAGGTTAA
- the nabp-1 gene encoding OB domain-containing protein (Confirmed by transcript evidence), translating to MSGDIPLHQLQPNMNSFSVTVIVLDPGIHRRTQTGTIISMKVADASGSINASIMNPEFNETFKPGDILKFRGAYTSIYQGGLTLSVGKSGECKKVGEFMMVFSETPDISMMPLPAGVMDRRNERMQSPAGRYSRPSN from the exons ATGTCCGGTGACATACCTCTCCACCAATTGCAGCCAAACATGAATTCGTTTTCGGTTACTGTAATTGTTCTAGATCCAG gGATTCATCGCAGAACACAGACGGGAACAATTATTTCAATGAAAGTGGCTGACGCATCGG gatCTATCAATGCATCAATAATGAATCCTGAATTCAATGAAACTTTCAAGCCGGGAGACATTTTGAAGTTCCGTGGAGCATATACATCAATTTATCAG GGAGGCTTGACTCTTTCCGTTGGAAAATCTGGAGAATGCAAGAAGGTCGGTGAATTTATGATGGTATTCTCCGAAACACCAGATATCAGTATGATGCCTCTGCCAGCTGGAGTTATGGATAGAAGGAATGAACGAATGCAATCACCAGCTGGAAGATATTCGAGGCCAAGCAATTGA
- the gldi-4 gene encoding ZZ-type domain-containing protein (Confirmed by transcript evidence) produces MIPLCREHNKTCRVKVNYHWRVYNEDINKNAVLELSCQCQVLDQLRKTFVELGSSTIHSAADFEFSCITKDGPVVLSSGYEIYNNIRPELSFYHSQLPQLFLHVRILDVSVIAKLDDLGRTVNECKATMKSDKAWRVMKDTEIAEGQLSLQELLDKQQLEIKSLQKDISEMKLENQCRKKEDKNSFKNKEVHEASCDKCQDLIIGHRFKCAICYNYDLCETCEAAGVHAQHALIRLVSENTLFPEHLIVKNPEEVKDQNGQVQAIASSRDRAIQVPLRRLGITPQAIATKNNVSRYLNAQSDRNIIEDPWYAQHMSSRKPQTYERMHPKLKDTTDGKKVQKVSFRDRFYKKAESSLDKHEKQLRFDLSASRQEFIREKEKFRVEKETLMKQKEQIEEMMKQETINFETNRAFFSDRFEPIFNKVKDGKKSEDDTTRKVEFEVETAESNYPGSIFSDEDSLSDLAEILKDIEEYECSSESSDDQEKDDFDVVEEEAKQS; encoded by the exons ATGATACCTTTGTGCCGTGAACATAACAAAACATGCCGTGTCAAGGTTAACTATCATTGGCGTGTATACAATGAGGATATCAACAAGAATGCTGTATTGGAACTCTCATGTCAATGTCAAGTCCTCGATCAACTCAGAAAAACGTTCGTCGAGTTGGGATCTTCCACCATCCATTCGGCTGCTGATTTTGAGTTTAGCtgca TTACCAAGGATGGCCCTGTAGTTCTGTCCAGTGGCTATGAGATCTACAACAACATTCGCCCGGAATTGAGCTTTTATCATTCTCAACTTCCTCAGCTATTTCTTCATGTCAGAATCTTGGATGTCTCGGTAATTGCCAAGTTGGATGATTTGGGTCGGACTGTGAATGAATGTAAGGCAACGATGAAATCTGACAAGGCATGGAGAGTTATGAAGGATACTGAG ATTGCTGAAGGACAACTCTCACTTCAAGAGCTTCTAGACAAGCAACAACTGGAAAtcaaatctcttcaaaagGATATTTCCGAAATGAAGCTTGAGAATCAGTGTCgcaaaaaagaagacaaaaactcCTTCAAAAACAAGGAAGTTCACGAGGCTTCATGTGATAAGTGCCAAGATTTGATTATTGGGCATCGATTCAAGTGTGCTATATGCTACAACTACGATTTGTGCGAAACATGTGAAGCTGCCGGAGTTCATGCTCAGCATGCATTGATTCGATTGGTGTCAGAAAATACTTTGTTCCCCGAACATTTGATTGTCAAAAACCCAGAGGAGGTAAAAGATCAAAACGGTCAAGTTCAAGCAATTGCTTCTTCTCGTGACAGAGCTATCCAGGTTCCTTTGAGGAGATTGGGCATAACCCCTCAAGCCATCGCAACAAAGAACAATGTCTCGAGATATTTGAATGCACAAAGTGATCGAAACATTATTGAGGACCCATGGTATGCTCAGCACATGTCTAGCAGGAAACCGCAAACTTATGAAAGAATGCATCCAAAACTGAAAGATACAACTGATggtaaaaaagttcaaaaagtttctttcCGCGATCGCTTTTACAAGAAAGCAGAATCTAGCCTCGATAAACACGAAAAGCAACTTCGATTCGATCTTTCGGCTTCACGTCAAGAATTCATCAGAGAAAAGGAAAAGTTCAGAGTTGAAAAGGAAACGCTCATGAAACAAAAGGAACAAATTGAAGAGATGATGAAGCAAGAAACTATAAACTTCGAAACGAATAGGGCTTTCTTTTCGGATCGTTTTGaaccgatttttaataaagTCAAAGATGGAAAGAAAAGCGAAGATGATACTACAAGAAAAGTCGAATTTGAAGTTGAAACTGCTGAGAGCAACTATCCCGGATCTATTTTTTCGGATGAAGATTCTTTGAGTGATCTTGCTGAAATTCTCAAAGACATTGAAGAATATGAGTGTTCGTCTGAGAGCTCTGATGACCAAGAGAAAGACGATTTTGATGTCGTTGAGGAAGAGGCTAAACAATCTTAA
- the C25A8.2 gene encoding uncharacterized protein (Confirmed by transcript evidence), whose product MKFDVSSLCQFVVQLLQFCNVFIVLAVMTITSCGKKKASNSKENCKKSLQTGPGAATEAGAASSLAPVDATKLATPVPAAPKKEEAPPPEEPKKEEKPKEKSKKSAKSKKSSKSKKDKKDGEEENGYENCQDMTPDQLKKIAEQADEKK is encoded by the exons ATGAAG TTCGATGTCTCTTCGTTGTGCCAATTTGTTGTTCAACTCCTCCAATTCTgcaatgtttttattgttctCGCAGTGATGACCATCACCTCATGCGGAAAGAAAAAAGCATCAAATAGCaaggaaaattgcaaaaagagTTTGCAAACCGGCCCTGGAGCAGCCACCGAAGCCGGAGCTGCTTCTTCGTTAGCTCCGGTTGACGCGACCAAGCTTGCCACACCTGTACCAGCGGCGCcaaaaaaggaagaagctCCACCTCCAGAAGAGCCCAAGAAAGAGGAGAAGCCAAAGGAGAAATCGAAGAAGTCGGCGAAATCGAAGAAATCCAGCAAGTCCAAGAAAGACAAGAAGGATGGAGAG GAAGAGAATGGATATGAAAACTGCCAGGATATGACTCCGGATCAGTTGAAGAAGATTGCCGAGCAGGCGGATGAAAAGAAATGA
- the adah-1 gene encoding adenosine deaminase (Confirmed by transcript evidence), with protein sequence MHERLNFPKVELHLHLDGAVRFDTLIDLSQQKGIPLAGAKTVEELKKVLVTHEPANLSKVLEAFEIFLPVIRGDLAAIERVAYELCEDQHNNGVVYFEGRYSPHLLLCNDYPEVTAAHVVAAVKKGFDRGEKQFGIKARSILCCIRGLDKKFPQLILDLATDLKQLGVVAIDVAGSAHGADEQYEPEVVAAFQEAHKRGIHRTVHAGESGGPKEVIKAIEDMYAERIGHGYRVMRDEEMYLEHFVNSKNVHLEACPYSSVMTGAVPLDWKNHPIARWAKDDVNFSVSRDDPTCFDNSMLSELTLVHKQIGLDVHQLWKAQLNAARSCFLPEDEKAELVKRVEAGEPPRP encoded by the exons ATGCACGAGCGTCTCAACTTCCCGAAAGTCGAACTTCATTTGCATCTTGATGGAGCCGTCCGATTTGATACACTGATCGATCTTtctca ACAAAAGGGAATACCACTGGCTGGAGCTAAGACTGTCGAGgaactcaaaaaagttttagtgaCCCACGAGCCAGCAAATCTTTCAAAGGTTCTCGAAgcgtttgaaatatttttgccgGTTATTCGCGGAGACTTGGCAGCTATTGAAAGAGTTGCTTATGAACTTTGTGAGGATCAGCATAACAATGGAGTTGTCTATTTTGAAGGAAGATATTCACCACATTTGTTGCTTTGTAATGATTATCCG gAAGTAACCGCTGCTCACGTTGTCGCCGCTGTTAAGAAAGGATTTGATCGTGGAGAGAAACAGTTCGGAATCAAAGCTCGTTCAATTCTTTGCTGTATTCGTGGACTAGACAAAAAGTTCCCACAATTGATTCTCGATTTGG cAACTGACTTGAAACAACTCGGAGTTGTCGCGATTGATGTTGCTGGATCAGCTCACGGAGCCGATGAACAGTACGAGCCAGAAGTCGTTGCTGCTTTCCAAGAAGCACACAAACGAGGAATTCATAGAACTGTTCATGCTGGAGAGTCTGGTGGTCCAAAGGAAGTTATTAAAGCTATTGAAGATATGTATGCAGAGAGAATTGGACATGGTTATAGAGTAATGAGAGATGAAGAAATgtatttggagcattttgtaAACTCAAAGAATGTTCATTTGGAAGCTTGTCCATATTCATCTGTAATGACTGGTGCTGTTCCATTGGATTGGAAGAATCATCCAATTGCACGATGGGCTAAAGATGATGTTAATTTCTCTGTATCTCGTGATGATCCAACATGTTTTGATAATTCGATGCTCAGTGAATTGACACTTGTTCATAAGCAGATCGGATTGGATGTACATCAACTGTGGAAAGCG caacttaACGCTGCCCGTTCTTGTTTCCTTCCTGAAGACGAAAAAGCTGAACTTGTAAAACGAGTTGAAGCTGGAGAGCCGCCACGTCCATGA
- the C25A8.1 gene encoding Peroxiredoxin (Confirmed by transcript evidence), producing the protein MAQSVPPGNIQAQTKRLGVDAPCSVLDPKEDVLLVVS; encoded by the coding sequence ATGGCCCAATCCGTTCCACCAGGAAACATCCAAGCCCAAACAAAGAGACTTGGagttgatgcaccatgtagTGTGCTCGATCCAAAGGAGGATGTGCTTCTCGTTGTCTCGTAG